CACCTGGCTATCGACCACTTACAACCTGGCTCCAGGatggtccctggcatctccacaatCTGGAGGGACATGGCTGGGGGAATCATTGGATCTCgcttgttttcacacactaacaccacatcctgtagaattctatcagttatattttatctgtataGTTAGAATGAATTTTTGGAACCGaagatgctttttctgtgcagtctGAGCAGATGACAGCCTTGAACTAGGTTAAGAACTTGGAGAGCTTAAAGAGGAAAAGTCACTTGATTCAGGGACAGTAAGAGAACTGTTGCTACGTGTCATTTGGTTTcctatgtgcacacacacacacacgcagaaaCAGGAGTTCAGATGTAATCGAAGGCCCTCACAATATGCAGCTCGATTTTACTTTCTGTATACAAATACACTTCTTAATAATTTTATGTAGCAGCGATTAGTCCCCAGCTCCCTGTTTTTAACACTAGTTTGCAAAAGGGGtatctatttttttttggggggggatttatGCCTTTTATGGCAGAACCAGTCTGTTGTTGCTCCCTGGATCTAAAATTGTAAATATTAATAAATGTTAATGTTTCACAGAAAGCGGCCTGTTACGATTTGACTTGGGCAGATACTACATACATATTGGCCTATTCTGACTGCTCAGAATTGCACAGGAAAGGCATTTtgcttcctgaaattcattccgattatGCGAATAGGCATGAACCTCCATATGGTGATGTCAGATGCCATCCTCGCACCTAGGCATATTTGCTTGGTCGCATGTggtcaatagccaggtgcaaaatgcgcctggctcctggctaatttcaaacactgaagATGATTAgggttttttggatttttttaacaTTGAACCAGGTCCCGGTCCAGTACTCTCTTTGTTGCACCATGCAAGATcctgtaactacagtggtacctcaggttacataagcttcaggttacagactccgctaacccagaaatagtgcttcaggttaagaactttgcttcaggatgagaacagaaatcatgctccggtggcgtggcggcagcaggaggccccattagctaaagtggtgcttcaggttaagaacagtttcaggttaagaacagacctccagaacgagttaaatacttaacccgaggtaccactgtactctctttgTTGTACCATGCAAGATCCTGTAACTAATAAGTTTGTTCACCAGCAAACCTCCCTTGCCACCCAAAGCACAGACGTTTTGAAAGAACCAACGAGGGTTGGAAAACGCATCTGGAAGTGGACATTCATTTTGTTACCCttattcttcttctacttcttcttcttttgcagggCTCTCCACCCACCATGGCCACAGCATTACCCAGAACCCTTGGAGAATTGCAGCTGTACCGAATCTTGCAGAAAGCCAACCTCTTGTTCTACTTCGATGCCTTCATTCAGCAGGGAGGGGATGATGTCCAGCAGTTGTGTGAAGCCGGGGAAGAGGAGTTCCTGGAGATCATGGCGCTCGTCGGCATGGCCAGCAAACCTCTTCACGTCCGAAGACTGCAGAAGGCTTTGAGAGACTGGGTGACAAACCCAGGCCTTTTTAACCAGCCTCTTACTTCCTTACCGGTCAGTAGCATCCCAATATATAAGTTACCGGAAGGATCTCCTGCTTGGTTGGGAATCTCATGCAATAGTTACGAAAGGAACAGTAATACCCGGGAGCCTCACTTGAAGATTCCAAAATGTGCCGCCACCACCTGCGTTCAGAGCGTCGGTGCGGGCAAGTCCGACGGGGTGGGGAACTTGACGCTGCAGAGCGGCAGCGAAACGAGACTGTGGCAAGGCCACCACACTACAGAGAGCGAACACAGCCTTTCCCCAGCTGACGTCGGCTCTCCGGCCTCACCAAAGGAAAACACGGAAACCCTGGACGTGGCGGCGGCCCTGTCAGTCACCGAGTGCGTCGAGCGCATGGTTCCCACCCTCCCCAAAAGTGACTTGAACGAAGTGAAGGAACTGCTGAAAATCAACAAAAAGCTGGCCAAGATGGTGGGCCACATCTTTGAGATGAGCGACGAGGACCCTCACAAAGAGGAGGAGATCAGGAAGTTCAGTGCAATATATGGCAGGTTTGACTCGAAAAGGAAAGATGGCAAACATCTCACCCTCCACGAGGTAAAATGGCGTGAGCAAGAATCAGTTTTCCCTGttcttttccagtcttcttctcaGAGGTTCTCTCGTCCTCAGGCCGCACCAGCCCAGATACTACATTTTTCTTAGGGGAAGCACAGAAAATCCAAATCTTGTCAGGCCAGTAATAATTGTTAAGGCAGCAAGCAGGACCTTATAACATAATATTTgtacttctttgtgtgcctccttcacaagaggtccagaggatggtaacatgagaacggggccttttctgcagtggctccctgtctgtggaatgctctccccagggaggttcgcctggcgccttcattatacacctttaggtgccagacaaGAACAAACtctttaaccaagcctttggctgattcacatccaatgcccttttaaaaagtgttgggtgttattgggttagtttttttaaaaaaaatattgattatgtattttgtgtttttatattttgattttatcttgtgagacctgcgagtatagggcggtatagtagtagtagtagta
The nucleotide sequence above comes from Podarcis raffonei isolate rPodRaf1 chromosome 1, rPodRaf1.pri, whole genome shotgun sequence. Encoded proteins:
- the NAB1 gene encoding NGFI-A-binding protein 1 isoform X2: MATALPRTLGELQLYRILQKANLLFYFDAFIQQGGDDVQQLCEAGEEEFLEIMALVGMASKPLHVRRLQKALRDWVTNPGLFNQPLTSLPVSSIPIYKLPEGSPAWLGISCNSYERNSNTREPHLKIPKCAATTCVQSVGAGKSDGVGNLTLQSGSETRLWQGHHTTESEHSLSPADVGSPASPKENTETLDVAAALSVTECVERMVPTLPKSDLNEVKELLKINKKLAKMVGHIFEMSDEDPHKEEEIRKFSAIYGRFDSKRKDGKHLTLHELTVNEAAAQLCVKDNALLTRRDELFALARQISREVTYKYTYRTTKSKCGERDELSPKRIKIEDGFPDFHDAVQSFYQQDSVKIQQALSKGKCEDLAALGSQPEKMMAKQMEFLCSQAGLERRLSTGLYRQNSEEHCANGLTSDYGVGQEGLGILKDFPHSAFNSLERKVIKTEPEDTR
- the NAB1 gene encoding NGFI-A-binding protein 1 isoform X1 — translated: MATALPRTLGELQLYRILQKANLLFYFDAFIQQGGDDVQQLCEAGEEEFLEIMALVGMASKPLHVRRLQKALRDWVTNPGLFNQPLTSLPVSSIPIYKLPEGSPAWLGISCNSYERNSNTREPHLKIPKCAATTCVQSVGAGKSDGVGNLTLQSGSETRLWQGHHTTESEHSLSPADVGSPASPKENTETLDVAAALSVTECVERMVPTLPKSDLNEVKELLKINKKLAKMVGHIFEMSDEDPHKEEEIRKFSAIYGRFDSKRKDGKHLTLHELTVNEAAAQLCVKDNALLTRRDELFALARQISREVTYKYTYRTTKSKCGERDELSPKRIKIEDGFPDFHDAVQSFYQQDSVKIQQALSKGKCEDLAALGSQPEKMMAKQMEFLCSQAGLERRLSTGLYRQNSEEHCANGLTSDYGVGQGERPLNLRMSSLPNRHMPHISLDDEPHVVKPLCSDLSRLYASAEAKSQPSEGLGILKDFPHSAFNSLERKVIKTEPEDTR